ATCCTGAAACGTCAGAGTTGCCGATCAGTCAGGAATTGGCCGATACAAATGAAGCCAAAAAAAGGGAAAGAGGAGAAAACGGGAAGTTTATTAAGCGTCAACCGATAATCATCAATTCATAAAATGAAAGATTTCAAACTACCGGTCGAATTGGAAAACCAAAGCGACGTTGATGCACTGATTTGCATCGTTCCTGCCGGTGCCGAAGCCGGGCACGAACTCAAAGGCAAGTACCTTACCGATGAGAAATTTCAGGCCGTAGCCGTTCGTCAGGCAGATGGTACTTTAGGAAAGCCAACCGAAGATCATGTGATTTTGGTCTCCGGTCCCGGTATCAGCCTGGAAAAAATTCAGCGTTACATTGCCTTCTCTCCCATCGCTGTTTTGGCAGTGAGTGTGATGAGCCCGAACGGGGAACAACTCGGAGTAGGCTTTGCTCAGCGCACACACGATGCCGTAACTCTGGCCGGCTTTGAAGATATGGAGTTGCCCGAAAAAGGTGACTTGATCCTGAAACCTGATGCTTTCGGTCGTCATTATGCCGAACATGACTTCGTAAGTCCGTTTAAATCCGGTCCTTTCGATTCACTTTTTTACCTGATCAAAGCCAAAACAAAAGTGACACTGATCATCGACGCCAAATATTCGGCGGTGACCAATTCAGTAGCGGTGAGCAATTTAGTAGCGGCCCCGGCACCCGTCCCGGATGAAGCCCCATTGATAGCCCCCATTCTGTAGAAATTAACCTTCGGCCTCCTTTAATCTGATGAACTCAAACGAAATCAACGCCCTCCTTACCGGTTACGGTATCGACCCTCTGAATCTATCACCCGAAGTGAAGCAAGGGTTAAACGAAATATTGCGTAGTGCCGGACGCACGGCGTTAGAATCGTTCATCAAGATTATGGAGGCCGAAGCCCGAAAACGCGGTATTTCGGTAAGCACCCCGGGGAGTCCAACGGCACAAAATGAAGCGGCCAAACAAGCCGCCGCCGCGCTCAAAGCCCAACAGGAAGCCGAAGCCGCCGCCGCCGCCAAACGACGCCGTAACATCATCATCGGTATCAGTGCCGGCGTGGTGGGGCTGATCGGCATTGTGATCATCATTGTTCGTAAACGTAATAAGTAATGGCAACTCCAACAACCAACAGCTTCTTAAGTTCTTTTTTGGGCACCGGGGGAACGGGGACAACGTTGCTGAACTTTGCCGGCACAGCGGGGTTAAGTCTCCTTTCCAACAAAGGCAAAGAAATTGAGGCTGATTACAAAACTGAACTTGCCAAACTTGCCAACGAGAATACGTTGACTACCAAAGAATACGAAACCAAATTGGCGGCCATAAATGCAGCGCGTACAACTCAGCTACAGGAACTTTCCAATGAGCGCCAAAAAAGTAACCTCATCGGTATTGGTGTGATTGTCCTGGGCGTCGGCATTCTGGTAACGGTCGTGGTTTTGGCCCTAAAACGAAAATAGGATGTGGCTTACACTGATCGTTTCACTTTTGACCACGGGGGCCGGGTTACTGATCCAGAATCAGACCAACCAAGCTACCAAAGCGGCCGGAGAAAATCTGACCGCTGAGGCTGAGGCACAAAATAAATTGAATGCGGCGATTCAGGACGCCAATTATTTTGCCGCACTGGGCGCCCAACAAAAAGAGAAAGAAGCGGCGAAAACCGCAGAACTGGCGAACCAAAAACGTACCAACCAAATCATTACCGGCACGCTGATTACCGTTTTTACGGGTTTGATCCTTGTAGCCATTTTTAAATTGAAACGCTAACAACACTTCATCAACTTTTTAAATTTTCAAACACATGGCACGTAGTACAGGTAATGCCGCCCCCGCCGGTTTCGCGGCCGGTCAGTTGCGAGATGGCTCGGTAATAATGGTATTGGATTGGCGAGACTCCAGTTTGCCTAATCCTGATATCACCATCACGATCAGAACGCGTTTTTACAAAGACCTTCTTTTCTTAGAGTGGCAACGTAAAGACAAAACCAGTGGTGCAGTCAATCAGGATTGGCGTATCGCCTCCCGTGAATATATGGGAAATATCTCCGGCGGTGTAAACCCTTCCGGCGGTAAGTACCAGGAATTAACCGACAGCTTACCGTATGTAGCAACCAGCGCTCAAATTGCCTCAGCTTTGGGATCTGGTGTTGAGTTGGTGCCGGTCGCGCCTACCAATGGTCTGATCCCATTTGAAGCGGATGCCGATGGCCGGATCAAACCATATACCGCCCCGGTGGATCAAAATACCATCCTGCAAAATTTGGCGAAAACTCAGCAGCAATTAACTGCCAGTGTTACCGGCCAAACACCGGGTACACCGGGCACAACGGGTACAAATAATACCCTTCGGAATGTGCTGATCGTAACGGGCGTGATTTCGATGGTAGTGATCATCGGGATCGTGATCTGGAAAGCGGTTAAGAAATAATTACGCTTAGGCGTCTATACTCATTGAAAAAGCCGTACCGATTGCGGTACGGCTTTTTTACTTAACAATCAGTTCTTATGTATACGGCGGGAATTTTATTAGAAAAGTTGAAAAAAGGCGGTGGAATATATGCCAAAAAAGATGGTATTAAAGTCTATGCCACAACTGAAATTAATAGTGAATCCGTGCTTTTTGCTGCCGACACAAAAAACACTTATAGAAAATGGAAAAAAGGTGACCAAATTGGCTATTTGGTGGAAAATTGGAATGGTGAATTTGTGTCTGCCAATGGAAGCCTCTGGTTGTTTTTGCCGGTAAAGTATTGGAGACGAAGAACTTTTGATTGGGTAAGAGATATAATGCCTGCATATCTCAGAATTGAAGATGATTCCTTTGTCATTGAATCTGATTTGAATGCAGTACTTGACGACGTTTTAAAAGACGAAAAATCTGAATTTGCCAAAGAACTTGAACTGTACACAAGCGGTCTGACAATTGCTCAACGCCCTTCTGACTTCTTTAAAGAAGGTGAAAAATGGGTCTTAAAATTCACGAACGGAGCAACAGTTGATTTCGAAGAATACAAAAAACTTTCAAATGCCCAACGTGCCGCCTTTGGGACAGACTTAAAAAACAACTTTAATGGCAATAACAACAGCGGTACAGGCAGCGGAACAAAAACAAGTTTTTTCACAACAACCAATGTTATTATAGGCGTCGGCATTTTGGCGGCTTTAGGTATTGTGTTGTTTCTAATCTTTCGCAGAAATGGCAGAGTTACAAAAAGGCAGTAAAATAACTGCTCGGAAAGATTCAAGCGTAAATGTATTGGATTTTCCGGAGGGAAAGGGCCGTGTAATAGCCACGTTTGAGCCTCTTTCTCATGTGGGATATGCAGTTGATGAAACCGTATATTATGATCGTACCGGAAAAAATCCTACTTCCTACATCGAAGTGTTCTATTTCTCAGAAGATTCCTTTCTCCCTGTAGAAGTTGGATATGTTGATTATGATTCGGTAGATGTTGGAGAACCTGAATCCACAATCAATACTGACGATAAGACGCCAATCACAGATGATAAAGGGAATCCTGTTGATCCCTCAAAAAAAGGGGAAGGTATTGTCGTAAAAGGCCCAAATGGGGAAATAATCGTTGTTCTTCCACCGGAAAAAGATACCCCCCAAAAGGGATTTCCAAAATGGAAAGAACTTCCCATCTGGGCGAAGGCGGTCATTATCGGCGTTGCTGCAGTAATTGTGATCGTATCGGGGGTATGGATTTATCAACAGTTTAAAAAACCCACAAAGAAATGATGACGAATTCAAAAGCGGCCAAAACCCGCGTAGATAAGGATTTTAATGTAAACGGGTTTTGGTACGTATATGACCGCCCCAACGGAAAAATCGTTGGCAAAATAGCGGAAAACACCCCGGCCGGTGTGATCATGCGCACGGATACAGGTACGCTCGTAAATGGTGAAGCCAACAATTGGGTATACCTCAAATTGTTCGTTCCCATCGGTACCTACGCGTATGCCTACATGAAGGAAACGACCTTGTTTGAGGTGGTGCCCAAGTACACGTTCACCATTCAGTCAGGACGTAAAAACGTAAACGTACGTGACCTTCCCAATCAGACCACCTCGAAAGTGCTGAAAAAGCTGAACGGCGGTCAGATCGTAGGAAAGTCAAACGGAGACAAAGTGAACGGATTCATTCTGTTTGAGTTGGCTACAGGCGGTATCGGCTTTGTTTCGGAAAACTACGTAACTACCGTTTCCACGGAAAGAACGGACCCCGAAGTACCCAAACCGGCTGACCCGGCGGATAAAACCACTACCGAAAAATCAGGGACGTGGATTAGTAATTTCTTTGGAGATGCCAACAAACAGGCCGTGAAATACAGTCTGTTGGGTGCCGGGGTTTTGTTGTTGGGGCTTCTGATCGGTTCACGCTTTAAAAAGAAGAAGAAAAACGCATGAAAGCCCTATTAATTCTCAAAAAAGCCTTCTCCTCTAAGCCCTTACAATGGATTTTCCTGATCCTTTTGGTAGTTGGATTGATCTATTTTATCGGCAGATACATTGGCCGAAATTCATTTTCGGACTATAAGCCTAAAGCCCTGCCGGAAGATCCTGATTGGAGCCCGGACATTTACGTCGAACAGGCATGGAGTGCCTTGGACGGATGGACCGATTTAAGTTCTACCAAAGAAGAACTGTTCGTGTCCTTAATGGCTCTCTCTGACCGTCAGTTGACCCAGGTGTATAATCTGTACAACAGTCGCTACGGTAAACAGGACGGTTTGACCCTTACGCGGAAAATTGACGAAGAATCAAACGTGTTTTGGACCGGCCGTAGAAATGACCTTGTAAAACGTCTCAGATCACTCAAACTCATTTAAGATGGATTTAGTAAAAGTTTTGGAAAACATAGACCGTATCAGCAAAGACGGGGTTCCGTTCAATGTATCGGTCGAAACGCAAACGCTCAGAACGTCCGGAGCGTACATCATAGGCGGTTTGGCCTTGTGTGGTTTCATAACGGGTATCATCGTTGCCATTGCCATTCTGATCAGCAAAAAGTAAAACCGTGACTCAGCTTAGACAAACAGTCCAGGTAAACTCACACAAACTCTATTGTCATGGCCTTAACTGCAATTGATTGGGCAAATGCCGCCGCCCGTCTGAAATGTACGGTTTCCATCATAAGGGCCGTAGCCCAAAAAGAAAGTTCGGGCAAAGGTTTCTATGTGACCGGTGCATTGAAACAACGTTTTGAGCCCCATATTTTCAAACGTCGTACCGGACAAACGGCCTCAAGCTATGTAGTAGCCTACGCACTCAACCCGGTTGAGGCTATGAATTCTACCAGTTGGGGGATGTTCCAGATCATGGGGTTTAATTTCAAAGCGGCCGGGTATTCGTCAGTAGAGGCGATGTTGGCCGATTACAGAAAAGGCGAAAAACAACAGCTTAACAGCTTCGTAACGCTGATCCTTGATTGGGGCTTGGATGATGAACTAAGAAACAAAAAATACGCCGCTTTTGCGGCTCGTTACAACGGTCCAAAATACTCCATCAACAACTACGATGTAGACTTGGAAAAGTTCGACAAACAGTTTGCGGCCAATCCGTTGCCCGAAACCGCCGACGAAAAAAAAAAGTAAGTAGTGGCATTTGGATAGCGGCAGGCATCGGGATCATTGTATTGGGTGCCGGTTCTTACCTCTATTTTTCAGGCCGTTGGCCCTCGTTTTGGCAGTCAGTTCAACGAAGTACCAAACAATTTTTACCGACATGAAAAAAAATAGAATCGGCTGGCTGATCACAATTCTGTTTATCACCGCCACGGGTCTGACCATCTGGTCCAACATCCTGAACATCCGTTCCTATCTGAAAAAATAATGAAAAAGCTACTGACATTCCTCTTATTGCTTTTCAGTGCCGTTTCTTCATTTGGTCAGTTGATCATTGAAGGCAACGGCCAAAAGATAAGCCTTCCCGCCGGTACGTATACCCTGAAAGTAGGCGGTGAAGAAAAGCCCCCTTGCGGATGTGATTCTCCCGGGTGGAATCTCTTGAGCATCGACCAAAAAAGCGGTGACCTATATACCGTAGCGTTCAACGCCTGTAACGTCAATCCGTTTGACTGGAAAATTCAAAAAGACGGAAAAACCCTGAAAACCGGTACCGTGATTCCCACGGGTCCACGGGTTGACGTGAATCTTTCCGGCCTCGCTGATGGGGGGTATGAAATGCTGGCTACGTCTGCCAATTGTGAAGGTGCAGCGCGGTTAAAATTTGAGATTTCACACTCCATTTCAGACCGAACCAACGAAGGAGCGGTACGACTGACGCCGCTACGTGATCCGTTATTACCCAACGAATGTAAGTCGGGCAACTACGTTCTTCGGTACGTAGAGTCACGGCCGGATGATCATTTAGATTTGAAAATTGAAGAACGTAACGGCCAACTCTATCTGAGTGATGTTGGCACCTCGTTACAATCTGCCAACTATACGCTGAACGGTTGGAGTGATCCGGAAAACGCGGGAAAACTGGAAAACGAAGCCATTCAGCCGTACACGCTGTACCACGTTGTAAAGTATTCCATTGATGCCCCGATTCGGGATTGGTGGCGTTCAATGTATGCCCCCCGTGCCAATGCCAAACGCAGTGAGTTGTTTTTCTACGTGGTGCCCCAAAGTGAGAACTGGAACCCTGCCGGGGACTCCAACAATCCGATAGGACGCCCTGCCGCTTTTGCCAAAATTCCCGCTTTCAAACTCAAAAACCGCGTGTATGGGTTTGAGTATGATTTTAAGGACGAATCAGGCGCAAGGTTGGATGATTTGGATATAACGTTCAACCGAAAACAAGGCAAAAAACACCTGAAACTATACTCGGGGTATTTGAGTGATTACCTCCGTAAACTCCCGGTACGAAAAGGATTTGAGGATTTGACCGAATCGGAGTGCATAGATTTTGCCAACAGCTTGCCGATTGAACTGATCGTTGCCTTTGATATTGAGCCCGGACAGGGCAGCGAATGGATGATCAACTATGACGGTCCGAATTTTGGCCGAAACATGGGAATTGTGATTGAAAGGCTGAAAGAACGCGGGGCATTGGCCTATAACTGGTTGGATATACCCTCACAGTCACCGAATGTTCTGACACTCGACAATGTAAGCCTAAATGCGCATGGTAATTTTGGCTCTGATAACGCCCAAATCGGCAAGTACAAAGAAGCCTACAGCCGTATTGGTGACATTCAAAAGCGTTACAATCCCTACAGCGTCATTTCGACCGGGTACGGATACAACAGCTATGATTATAATCTGAGCCCCACCGATGGTAACGGTCAAAACCTTAGCCCTCAACTTACTTATTTGAAGTCGCTTGATGCTTCGGAGTTGTGGGGCCGCGTTTTTTCTGACAAAGATCAGGTGTATTTCTCATGGCCGTTCATGGAGTTTGACGGGATATTCCCTCAAAATCATGTGGTTGAAATCCCCGAATTTGGAGCCCGTGCCCGTCGTACTGACAATAAGACACTGTATGCCCCTTCTCAATGGCAGGATAATTTGACCCTCGGTTTGCTAAGATCAAAGTACCTTTTCTATTGGAGCCCCGGGCCGGTTGGCTGGAATCCCGCCAACGTTTCGAGTTATAACAACACGTATACCAACGGTTTTTCAGTCTGGACCTATGAAAAGGGAAAAACGCCCGAAACGGGAAGATTTTACATTGGTAAGGAAGCGATGGCCGTCAATGCCACGATCAAAGCCGCTTATCAATTCTCGCTGATACAGGATGCCACGGATGGGAAACTATACGCCCCTTCATTCAGCTACAGCCGCGCCGCCAAAGATGGCAGTAGGCCCGTGGCAAAGGACGTGCCCGAAATCGTGGACGGAAGTTGGTACGTGACGGCGCTGATGGAGCGTCGACCTTTCACACTGATTGCCGAAAACAACGGAAAATCTATAGTCTTCTTCCAGGACGTATTCGCACGGCCCGGCCGCTTCACCAAGTTTCAATTTGTGTATGCAGGCAAAACCTATGAAGGTGTGAGCGAAGGGAACCGGCTGTTTATAGCCTACTTAAAACAATGAACAAAGGCTATGAAAACCGTGAATTGGTGGTGGATTTTATGGGGAATTGTGGTGTTGATATTGGGAGTATTAGGCATTAGTTATGCTCAGAAATCAGTAAAGAGGAAAGAAAAAAAAACGATTGCCCCAACTTTAGCCGCTGCATTAAATACGAATCAGACAATTTTGCTTTCTCTTAGTTTGAATCGTTCTAAAGGTGTAGTTGAGGCCGATAATAAAGAGTTCTCAGAGAATGAATTTAGTAGTGAATTTGCATGATAATTAACATTTTAAAAAGTATGAAAAAGCTATTTTTATTGATTTTCTTAATTGCCGGAAAAATCAATGCTCAGAATAAATTAAGTACTGAAAATTCTGTAAGGCAGAGGATTATAAAACCGGGAGTAAAAATTACGGCAGATGACATACAAAATGCCTTTAATCGTGTTATTGCTTTTTCCGATTCAATAAAGAATAGAAATACTCATTATGGGGTTCAGGATGTAAATACTATTATTAGTTATAATGTAGAAAAATATTCTGAGAAATTAGGGCAGTACGTTAGTTCAACAGGCACAAACATAAACGCAGGTACAAAATTTGTATGCTTTGCTGCAACGCAAAACGACAGCATTTGGGTTTCATCGGTAACAAATGGCAGTGCGGTTCATCTTGCGCGTTTTTTTGGCGCTAACAATAATTATATAGGTCAACAGGACGTCGGTATAGATGGCGTTGATTTGGTTTGGGCCGAGAGAAAATTAAATATACCATCGGGAACTACACGTATAGTTATTAATTGCCGATCCGACAAAAATGTGATTATTAAACGGAGGTCTGTAGGATTTAATGCTCTGGCCTCACCCCAAAATTATCAACTTGTGAATGTGCCTGTTGTGAGCGGTTTTTACATGGGCAAGACAGGGTCGGAAACCAAGAACAGTACACGGAAATATTGCCTTTTTGGGGTTAATCCGGGAGATCGACTAAGGATTACAAGTAACATAAGCGGCGATCCTATTGCGCTCGTTGTGTACAAAGACAGTATCGGAAATTATGTCTCGCATGATCAGGTTGGAACGAATGGCGTTACCAGTGCATTCACGAATTACGAAACTACAGTCCCTTCTAGAGCAAGTATCGCATACGTGAATGGAGGGGCTGCTGCGGATATTATGCTTATCGAACGCTCTTCGAACAGACAGCCGACACAGTGGGAGGGTTATTACGTACTGTGGCTGGGAACGTCGATTCCGGAAGGCGGTTATTATCCGTTTGCCGCACCCGCGCTGTTAGGCGCGGCTGGCATTAACAGGGCTAAGGGAAGCTCTGTTGTTAGGATTGCGAACTCAAGCGGAACAATAACAGGCATTCCCTACGAAAACTATCTCTATTCCTTGGGGCATACAATTAGCGAAAAAATTTCGATAATTAACAATTGGTCTACAATACGCAGTAGCCTTGCCGGAAC
Above is a window of Runella slithyformis DSM 19594 DNA encoding:
- a CDS encoding N-acetylmuramidase domain-containing protein, producing the protein MALTAIDWANAAARLKCTVSIIRAVAQKESSGKGFYVTGALKQRFEPHIFKRRTGQTASSYVVAYALNPVEAMNSTSWGMFQIMGFNFKAAGYSSVEAMLADYRKGEKQQLNSFVTLILDWGLDDELRNKKYAAFAARYNGPKYSINNYDVDLEKFDKQFAANPLPETADEKKK